One window from the genome of Eucalyptus grandis isolate ANBG69807.140 chromosome 7, ASM1654582v1, whole genome shotgun sequence encodes:
- the LOC104429516 gene encoding uncharacterized protein LOC104429516 has protein sequence MELQPRVSSIVATRLWKIVKIAFVMIRKGLVSKRNFISDMTDGARDRKLVRDSRRSLSFNHYNPSKKMRRIGLTGYEYEFSCSNSPNPVIIHSAKNKSQRFPCMRLPKVIEDFVEDEPVCPETLVFVAKTPEYTFNIQIERSRPLKSPYSVRVSNYSNYSSDDEGDGKYGQVDHKADEFISRFYDQLRKQIIY, from the coding sequence ATGGAGTTGCAACCGAGAGTGAGCTCAATTGTTGCCACAAGGCTGTGGAAGATTGTGAAAATCGCTTTTGTAATGATCAGGAAAGGATTGGTGTCCAAGAGAAATTTTATCAGTGACATGACCGACGGGGCGAGGGACAGGAAGCTCGTGAGAGACTCACGGAGGAGTCTCAGCTTCAATCACTATAATCCCTCAAAGAAAATGCGCCGGATCGGGCTCACCGGGTACGAGTACGAGTTCTCCTGCAGCAACAGCCCAAACCCGGTCATCATCCACTCGGCAAAGAACAAGAGCCAACGCTTTCCCTGCATGAGGCTCCCTAAAGTTATTGAAGACTTTGTGGAGGACGAGCCTGTGTGCCCTGAGACGCTCGTTTTTGTGGCGAAGACTCCTGAGTACACGTTCAACATCCAGATCGAGCGAAGCAGGCCGCTCAAGTCCCCCTACTCAGTGAGGGTCTCTAATTACTCTAATTACTCATCAGATGACGAGGGTGATGGAAAATATGGGCAAGTGGACCACAAGGCTGACGAATTCATCAGCAGGTTTTATGACCAACTGCGGAAGCAAATTATTTACTAA